In Leptospira fletcheri, the genomic window TCAGAACGATCAGGAAGGACTGATCGACGTGGATTCCGCGGTCCAAGGACTCGTGGCGATGAGACGTTGGGTGGAACCGAACGCTTTCCTGGAAAGAACCCGGGCAAAGGTTCAGGAGATCAACGAAAAATACATGCCTCACGGAACCCGTCTCCGTACGACGTACGACCGAGGAGACCTGGTCCAATACACGCTTAGAACCGTCGGTACTACTCTGCTCGAAGGGATCGCCGTAGTCAGCTTAGTCGTGATTTTCTTTATCGGGAGCATTCGAGCTTCCATCGTAGTGGTCGCGACGATACCGTTCGCGCTTTTGTTCTCCTTTACGATGATGAATGCCTCCGGAATATCCGCGAGCTTATTGTCCTTGGGAGCGGTGGACTTCGGAATCGTGGTGGATAGCGCCGTGGTTATGGTGGAAAACATCATGCGTCGTTACAAGAATGCGACCGAGCAGGAGAAGCAGAAGGGAATCATCCGGTTTACGATGGATTGCGCGTCCGAGGTTGCGACGGAAATTCTCTTCGCCATTTTGATCATCATACTCGCTTATCTTCCGATTTTCTCCTTCGAAAGGATTGAAGGAAGGCTGTTCAAGCCCATGGCCTTTACGCTTTCTTTCGCGATTTTCGGCGCCTTGTTGTTCACTATGACCATCGTTCCGGTTCTGATGTCGTACTTCTATAGAACGTATTTCGAATCGAAGAATCCCGGCCCGATCGAATGGCACAATCCGATCTATCATTGGATCGAAACCACGTACGAAAAAGTCGTACATTTTCTAGTCGTGAGATCCAAACGGGTCGTAGCCATCGCGTTCACCACGGTAGGCGGACTTTTGGTCGTCGGTTTTATGAGTCTCGGAACGGAATTCCTACCTTCTCTTGACGAGGGAGGCTTCACTCTAAGGTTGTACTTCCCGGTAGGTATCTCCTTACCCGAGGCGAAAAAGTTCATTCCTAAGGTCAGAAAGATCATTTATAAAAACGAGATGATCGACACGATTCTTTCCCAGTACGGAAGGAACGACGACGGTACCGATCCCCTACCTCCGAACAGGTTGGAAGTTTACGTCGGATTAAAAGACTATAAAATGTGGAAGGAAAAGATCACGAAGGAACAGCTACTGATCCGAATGCGGAACGAGCTCGAAGAGGGCTTGCCGGGGGTCAGAGTCAGTTTCTCCCAGCCGATCATGGACAACCTTTCGGAAGCCATCATGGGAACCATCGCGGACTTGGCCGTCTTCGTATCCGGACATGATATGAGAATCATGCGGGATTTGGCGGATCAAATTCTGAAGATCGTATCCGAAATGAAAGGCGCTAGCGAGTACGGAATCGAGCAGGAAGGACCAGCGCCTCAGCTCGTGATCCGCCTCAAGCGGGACGTTGCGGCCAGATACGGAATCAACGTGAACGATATCCAACAAGTGATAGAGGCTGCGGTAGGGATGGAGCCCATCAGTTATCTGTACGAAGGACCCATGGACAGTCCTCCGAAAGAACGTGCCTTGTTCGGAATCGTGGCCCGTTTTGCCAAGGATTACCGCGAGTCCGCAAGGGAAATCGCCCGAATCCCGATCATTTCTCCCAATGGAGAAAGAATCCCGCTCTCCGAATTGTCCGATATCACCCAAGAGGATTCCCCCACGATGATCTTCCGTCAGGACGGTAAGAGGACGGTGACGGTGCGTCTGAACGTCCGGGGAAGGGACCAAGGAGGTTTCGTCGCCGAGCTTCAGAAAAGGGTCCAGAAGGAAGTGAAATTCCCTGAAGGTTACGAGGTGAAATATGGCGGCCAATACGAAAACCTTGCCCGGGTCGGAAAGCAGTTGGCGATCGTAATTCCCTTAACGATTGGGATTATTTTTGGCCTGTTGTACCTTCTTTATAGAGATCTCCGTTCCGTATTCGTAGCACTTTCCTGTATCCCACTTTCCTTGATCGGAGGGATCTACGCGCTTTTGATTCGGGGGTATTATTTCAACGTTTCCGCCGGAGTTGGATTCATTTCCCTTTTCGGAATCGCCACTATGGCGGGGATCCTTTTCGTTTCCAAAGCGAATCACTATCTGCACGGCCAAGTGGCCGGGGTTCCAAAGATGAACGTGATGGACGCGGCGACCGCTTCCGCAGTGAGTCAGTTGCGTCCTCGTTTGATGACCATGCTTTTGGCTCTCTTAGGCCTGATTCCGGCAACTATGGCAACCGGGGTGGGATCCGATGTCCAAAGGCCACTGGCTACTGTGATGGTGGGAGGGCTGACATCGGCTTTATTTCTGGTGCTAACGGTTATGCCGAGCTTATACATCCTAGTGATGAGAGGAAGGGAAGAGAAACAAGCGAATCCTTTTTCGACTTCGGACGGCCCATTATACCTTCACCCGGAAGCGTTAGGGGAAGGCAGCGAGTATAGTCCAGATACAAAGACGAGTAGTCGCTCCGTCAAAACGAACCATAGGTCCTCCGGAACATTAAAGAAAAGTAAATCTAAAAAATGATTCCATCCGTATCATCGGATCGTTGATAAGCGGGAAGTCCCGTAAAGAATCGGATGAAGGTCGTCTTAAATCCTCGGATTCTAGACGACCTTTTCTCCGATTGGAGATTTAAACCTTTAGGGTCGTTTTGCAAAGTTCCACGAGCTGGTCTAAAGCCTTTCCCCAGCCGTCGTGAAAACCCATGTCCTCGTGCTTCTTTCGGGCTTCCTCGTCTTTATGGCGCGCCAGAACCTTGTATTTGGTTCCTTGAGGCAGCTTTTCCAGTGTGAGAACGGCAGTAAAAAAACCGTTCGTCGAAGGGCTATATCCCGGCTGAAGCATATCCGTCCAGATTAACTTTTCGTTTTTCACGATTTCCAAATAGCAACCTATGTTCGGGAAATCCTGTCCTTCCGGTGACCGCATCACTGTCCTGAAAATTCCGCCCGGCGTTAAATCGATCTCGCAATCCACCGTTCTCCAAGGGGCCGGGGTGAACCATTTTACGACATGTTTCGGATCGGTCCAAGCGTTCCATACCAGTTCTCTCGGAACGTCTATCACTCGTTCGAAGACTAAATCTTTGTTCTTATCGGGCTGAAAATAATCATGTGCCGTCATTCTGTTTCTCCTTTAAATCCATCAAGTAACCGTCAAGTTGATTCAGTCGTTTCTCCCATAGGGTTCTTTGGCGCACGAACCAGCGTTCTCCCGCGTATAGGGATTTACCGGCGAGTTCGTACGTCCGTACGCGACCTACTTTCCGAGATCTGACCAAAACGCAGCTTTCCAAGACGTCCAAATGCTGCATCAGAGAGGGAAGGGCCATGTTGAAGGGCCTTGCCAATTCTCCGACGGAGGCCGGACCCGTGCTTAGACGTTCCAATACGGAGCGCCTGGTCGGATCCGACAACGCATGGAAAAGGTTATCGAGACGCGTACTTTGGTTAGGCATTTGACTAAGTATATCATGAAATATAACTTAGGTAAATACCTAAGTTATAAAAAAATCGAAAAATCGGACCGTGCGAAAGGATTTCGATCCGCCGGAAACGGTTTTTTTCAGCTATTTGGGATGTAAGGGAAGGCGGATTTCCGGCGGTTTCAAACCGGAAATCGGAGTAGGAGGTATTCGAGCGGTTTCGGATCTATTGGTTATGATCCTCTTTGGGATATACTTTGATCGGTTTGTTGTCTTCTATCACCGTTCCGGGTCTTTGGAGGTTCGCTTGCAGATCCTTAGGCATGCTTTTCATTCCGAGGAAATTTTGTCCGCTAAAGGATTTGAGTTTATTCGTTAAGTCCCGTGTCTGAATCCTCTGTTCCATTTCCTCAGGACTCAGTTCGGCGGCGTCTTTTCGATTCGAAGCGATGAGAAATCCCCAGTTCGTATAAAAGGAAGGTATAAACGTAGAATAGCTGGTCACCCGGGAAAAGGCGCTGGACATGGTTCTATAAAGAACCGCGTGTTCCGACCAATCCAAGGGAGTGAGCTCGAAGGCCTGGACAGCGACGATTCCGTTCGGAGCGAGTTTGGATTTGCAAAGAGCGTAAAATTCCTTCGAGTAGAGGTTCAGGATCGGTTCGAATTCCTCCTGCATCCTTTCGGTGAATCCGGAGGTAAGGTCGATGATGATCACATCGAACTGATGCGATGTCTTCTCCAGGTACTCTTTTCCGTCGATCAGAGCTAATTCCGTTCTGGGATCGTCAAAAGCTCCCAAATGCCAATGGGGCATATTATGATGAAAGAACTCGACTAACTCTGCGTCTATGTCCACCATCACCGCCAGCTCCACGGACTGGTATTTCAAGACTTCCCGCAATGTAGCGCCTTCTCCGCCGCCGAGTATCAGAACCTTTTTCGGATTCTCGTTAGAGATCATGGCAGGATGGACTAAGGTCTCATGGTAGATGTGCTCGTCCATTTTG contains:
- a CDS encoding efflux RND transporter permease subunit, with amino-acid sequence MKIINSVVEAALNNRLIALVAGVAALLVGIWSWIDIRKEAYSDIADTQVRLVAKFPGKATLEVEERVTMPIERVLHSTPNVIVRRSRTINGLVVFQFVFEEGTDDYFARMRLMEKVRDATIPEEVSPTLAPMSSPVGEVYRYVVESTTGTHTPMELRSIQDWIVMPKMLQISGIADVVTFGGLPKQFHIVMNPESLIRYQATVSDVIEAVQNNNLNTGGNFLLQGEQSLPIRSLGAIRDISQIEDIVVKNLNGVPVFIKNIGTVEVAPPIPSGILGYTIQNDQEGLIDVDSAVQGLVAMRRWVEPNAFLERTRAKVQEINEKYMPHGTRLRTTYDRGDLVQYTLRTVGTTLLEGIAVVSLVVIFFIGSIRASIVVVATIPFALLFSFTMMNASGISASLLSLGAVDFGIVVDSAVVMVENIMRRYKNATEQEKQKGIIRFTMDCASEVATEILFAILIIILAYLPIFSFERIEGRLFKPMAFTLSFAIFGALLFTMTIVPVLMSYFYRTYFESKNPGPIEWHNPIYHWIETTYEKVVHFLVVRSKRVVAIAFTTVGGLLVVGFMSLGTEFLPSLDEGGFTLRLYFPVGISLPEAKKFIPKVRKIIYKNEMIDTILSQYGRNDDGTDPLPPNRLEVYVGLKDYKMWKEKITKEQLLIRMRNELEEGLPGVRVSFSQPIMDNLSEAIMGTIADLAVFVSGHDMRIMRDLADQILKIVSEMKGASEYGIEQEGPAPQLVIRLKRDVAARYGINVNDIQQVIEAAVGMEPISYLYEGPMDSPPKERALFGIVARFAKDYRESAREIARIPIISPNGERIPLSELSDITQEDSPTMIFRQDGKRTVTVRLNVRGRDQGGFVAELQKRVQKEVKFPEGYEVKYGGQYENLARVGKQLAIVIPLTIGIIFGLLYLLYRDLRSVFVALSCIPLSLIGGIYALLIRGYYFNVSAGVGFISLFGIATMAGILFVSKANHYLHGQVAGVPKMNVMDAATASAVSQLRPRLMTMLLALLGLIPATMATGVGSDVQRPLATVMVGGLTSALFLVLTVMPSLYILVMRGREEKQANPFSTSDGPLYLHPEALGEGSEYSPDTKTSSRSVKTNHRSSGTLKKSKSKK
- a CDS encoding SRPBCC family protein; the protein is MTAHDYFQPDKNKDLVFERVIDVPRELVWNAWTDPKHVVKWFTPAPWRTVDCEIDLTPGGIFRTVMRSPEGQDFPNIGCYLEIVKNEKLIWTDMLQPGYSPSTNGFFTAVLTLEKLPQGTKYKVLARHKDEEARKKHEDMGFHDGWGKALDQLVELCKTTLKV
- a CDS encoding ArsR/SmtB family transcription factor gives rise to the protein MPNQSTRLDNLFHALSDPTRRSVLERLSTGPASVGELARPFNMALPSLMQHLDVLESCVLVRSRKVGRVRTYELAGKSLYAGERWFVRQRTLWEKRLNQLDGYLMDLKEKQNDGT
- a CDS encoding spermidine synthase, translated to MMIISDGKWVKDYYDDNELHFYRKRKSIFKKKTKFQEVELVELPAIGEVLIIDEELQSAKMDEHIYHETLVHPAMISNENPKKVLILGGGEGATLREVLKYQSVELAVMVDIDAELVEFFHHNMPHWHLGAFDDPRTELALIDGKEYLEKTSHQFDVIIIDLTSGFTERMQEEFEPILNLYSKEFYALCKSKLAPNGIVAVQAFELTPLDWSEHAVLYRTMSSAFSRVTSYSTFIPSFYTNWGFLIASNRKDAAELSPEEMEQRIQTRDLTNKLKSFSGQNFLGMKSMPKDLQANLQRPGTVIEDNKPIKVYPKEDHNQ